In the genome of Hymenobacter cellulosivorans, one region contains:
- a CDS encoding outer membrane beta-barrel family protein: protein MKTWLYFCLCVLLSWPGQAQQPAAPGRTLTGKVVDQHSGAPAPYVTVNVKNAADQLLTGGISDEQGGFRVEGVPAEAAVVEFRFMGYQVVSRALPAGSKLELGLVLLTPDVTQLGEVTVTGEKSGITLQLDKKVFEVGKDVLSQNGSANDVLNGVPSVAVSPAGGVSLRGNSNVTVLINGRRSGLTQSNSLDQIPADQIERVEVITNPSARYDAAGSAGILNIVLKKNKKAGLGGQVRLVSGIPNDYRATPSLTYRSDKFNVFATAGLRYSDYLGRYQTDQVTGSGGARTSLQQRQRENRHDDGQVLYVGGDFFVNERTTLTAAFLKNATKDHDKTELTYQYALQAPTTDSTLQRSGESWERRSYNQLELNYTQLFAQPNRKFTADLQYDFWNSEKDWNLATRSIQPTVVGLPGIRTRSVGASQDLLLQTDLVQPLTEQRKVEAGLKMETRRVSSDFRAEEQQAAGWRTFQGIDNDLQYQELISSAYAQFGSKSKKLAYLVGLRTELTRISITDRKGAYTARKQYTRLFPTLNLSYAFGESSTVQLNYSKRINRPSIWMLFPFNELTDLNAQQTGNPDLNPSYGHVVELGFLRNWPTLTLNPSVYFQRTTDFIQTYVYRSAAGIFISTPVNLAHETRRGLEVSVLYNPAKWLLVNSELNFFTFRQAGRFNEQDFTFAGQSLTGRISTQLKLPAKLSAQARYNLVGPQNNAQSRTRAIQYVDAGLSKIVLHDKATVVLDANNIFNSNQTRTHTSGVNYEFSQVSRPNAARYRLSFVYRFNLKDGQTIRQARGSNRQ, encoded by the coding sequence ATGAAAACATGGCTATACTTCTGTTTATGCGTGCTCCTGAGCTGGCCAGGCCAGGCGCAACAGCCTGCTGCCCCCGGTCGGACGCTTACGGGCAAGGTGGTAGACCAGCACTCCGGTGCCCCGGCCCCATACGTTACCGTCAACGTGAAAAACGCGGCGGACCAGCTGCTGACCGGCGGCATCAGCGACGAGCAGGGCGGGTTCCGGGTAGAAGGCGTCCCGGCCGAAGCTGCCGTGGTTGAGTTTCGCTTCATGGGGTATCAGGTGGTAAGTCGGGCGCTGCCCGCCGGTAGTAAGCTGGAGCTGGGCCTGGTGCTGCTTACCCCGGATGTCACCCAGCTGGGCGAAGTGACGGTGACAGGAGAAAAATCCGGCATCACCCTGCAGCTCGACAAGAAGGTGTTTGAGGTGGGCAAGGATGTATTGTCGCAAAACGGGTCGGCCAACGACGTGCTCAATGGGGTGCCGTCGGTGGCGGTCAGCCCGGCGGGCGGGGTGAGCTTGCGCGGCAATTCTAACGTTACCGTCCTGATTAATGGCCGCCGCTCGGGCCTTACCCAGAGTAATTCGCTTGACCAGATACCGGCCGACCAGATTGAGCGGGTGGAAGTCATTACTAATCCCTCCGCCCGCTACGACGCGGCGGGCAGTGCGGGCATCCTTAATATCGTCCTGAAAAAGAATAAAAAAGCCGGTTTGGGCGGGCAGGTGCGGCTGGTAAGCGGTATCCCGAACGACTACCGGGCCACGCCCAGCCTGACGTATCGGTCCGACAAGTTCAACGTGTTTGCCACGGCCGGCCTGCGCTATTCCGACTACCTAGGCCGCTACCAGACCGACCAGGTCACGGGCTCAGGCGGCGCCCGGACTAGCTTGCAGCAGCGGCAACGCGAAAACCGCCACGACGACGGGCAGGTGCTATATGTAGGCGGCGACTTTTTTGTGAATGAGCGCACCACCCTTACCGCCGCCTTCCTGAAAAACGCCACCAAGGACCACGACAAGACAGAATTAACTTACCAGTACGCGCTACAGGCCCCGACTACGGACAGCACTTTGCAACGGAGCGGAGAATCCTGGGAGCGGCGCAGCTACAACCAACTGGAGCTCAACTACACTCAGCTCTTCGCCCAGCCCAACCGCAAGTTCACCGCCGACTTGCAATACGACTTCTGGAACAGTGAAAAAGACTGGAATCTAGCCACGCGTAGTATCCAGCCAACTGTAGTGGGCTTGCCCGGCATCCGGACCCGCTCCGTGGGAGCCAGCCAGGACCTGCTTTTGCAGACCGATCTGGTGCAGCCGCTCACCGAGCAAAGGAAGGTAGAAGCAGGCCTGAAAATGGAAACCCGCCGCGTCAGCAGCGACTTCCGGGCCGAGGAGCAGCAGGCGGCGGGCTGGCGCACCTTCCAGGGCATTGACAACGACCTGCAATACCAGGAGCTCATCAGCAGTGCCTACGCGCAATTTGGCAGTAAAAGCAAGAAGCTGGCTTACCTGGTGGGTCTGCGCACCGAGCTGACGCGCATCAGCATAACCGACCGGAAAGGCGCCTATACTGCCCGCAAGCAGTATACCCGCCTGTTCCCGACCCTGAACCTGAGCTACGCTTTTGGGGAGAGCAGTACGGTCCAGCTCAACTACAGCAAGCGCATCAACCGGCCATCCATCTGGATGCTCTTTCCCTTCAATGAGCTGACTGACCTAAATGCGCAGCAAACTGGTAACCCCGACCTGAACCCCTCCTACGGCCATGTGGTGGAGCTGGGCTTTTTGCGCAACTGGCCTACCCTCACCCTCAATCCGTCGGTGTACTTTCAGCGCACCACCGACTTTATCCAGACCTACGTGTACCGCAGTGCGGCGGGCATTTTTATCAGTACGCCGGTTAATCTGGCGCACGAAACTCGCCGGGGTTTGGAAGTATCGGTGCTGTATAACCCGGCGAAATGGCTGCTGGTGAATAGTGAGCTAAACTTCTTCACGTTCCGGCAGGCCGGGCGCTTCAACGAACAGGATTTCACGTTTGCCGGGCAAAGCCTGACGGGCCGGATCAGCACCCAGCTCAAGCTGCCGGCCAAACTCAGCGCCCAGGCGCGCTACAATCTGGTGGGCCCGCAGAATAACGCGCAAAGCCGTACCCGCGCCATTCAGTACGTCGATGCAGGCCTGAGCAAAATCGTGCTCCACGATAAGGCCACGGTGGTGCTGGACGCCAACAACATCTTCAATTCCAACCAGACCCGCACCCACACCAGCGGAGTGAACTACGAATTCAGCCAAGTCAGTCGCCCTAACGCGGCCCGCTACCGGCTGAGCTTCGTGTACCGCTTCAACCTGAAAGACGGCCAAACTATCCGGCAGGCCAGGGGCAGCAACCGGCAGTAG
- a CDS encoding quinone oxidoreductase family protein codes for MQALQLNGINEPLHLQEVNTPVPGPGEVLVEIHAAALNHRDVWIQKGQYAGLRYPCIIGSDGAGVITAVGPGADESLRGQAVLINPGHHWGDNPHAQSRGFTILGLPEQGTFAQYVRVAAHYVWPLPKHLSFEQAAALPLGGVTAYRAAFTRAQLQPGERVLITGIGGGVALLALQMAVAIGAEVWVTSGSAEKLAQARQLGARGGANYKDEKWAAGLVKEAGGAFDVIIDSAAGPGFEALLDAAASGGRIVFYGGTLGAITHLPPAKIFWKQLNIMGSTMGTEQDFADMIRLFEQHKLVPVVDRVFPFAEGEAAMRRMDEGQQFGKIVLKIKE; via the coding sequence ATGCAAGCTCTCCAACTCAACGGCATCAACGAGCCGCTCCACCTGCAGGAAGTCAATACACCCGTGCCCGGTCCGGGCGAAGTTCTGGTTGAAATCCACGCCGCCGCCCTCAACCACCGCGACGTCTGGATCCAGAAGGGCCAGTACGCCGGGCTGCGCTATCCCTGCATCATCGGTTCCGACGGGGCCGGCGTCATTACGGCCGTGGGCCCCGGCGCCGACGAGTCGTTGCGGGGTCAGGCCGTGCTGATTAACCCGGGCCACCACTGGGGCGACAACCCGCATGCCCAGAGCCGGGGCTTTACCATTCTGGGCTTGCCCGAGCAGGGCACGTTTGCGCAGTACGTGCGCGTGGCGGCCCACTACGTGTGGCCGCTGCCCAAGCACTTGTCCTTTGAGCAGGCCGCCGCTTTGCCCCTGGGCGGGGTTACGGCCTACCGGGCGGCTTTCACCCGGGCCCAGCTGCAGCCCGGCGAGCGGGTGCTCATTACCGGTATCGGTGGAGGAGTGGCCCTGTTGGCCCTGCAGATGGCCGTGGCCATCGGGGCCGAGGTGTGGGTCACGTCGGGCTCGGCCGAAAAGCTGGCCCAGGCCCGTCAGCTAGGCGCCAGGGGTGGAGCCAACTACAAAGACGAAAAATGGGCTGCCGGACTCGTGAAAGAGGCTGGCGGCGCCTTCGACGTTATCATCGACAGTGCCGCCGGGCCGGGCTTCGAGGCCCTGCTCGACGCCGCCGCTTCGGGTGGGCGCATTGTGTTTTACGGCGGCACGCTGGGCGCTATTACCCACCTGCCCCCGGCCAAGATCTTCTGGAAGCAGCTCAATATCATGGGCTCCACGATGGGCACCGAGCAGGATTTTGCCGACATGATTCGCCTGTTTGAGCAGCACAAGCTCGTACCGGTCGTGGACCGGGTGTTTCCGTTTGCCGAAGGTGAGGCCGCTATGCGCCGCATGGATGAGGGCCAGCAATTTGGCAAGATCGTGCTGAAAATCAAAGAGTAA
- a CDS encoding thiol-disulfide oxidoreductase DCC family protein — MTAPATILFDGVCNLCNGFVQFVIQRDAPGHFRFASLQSAAGQALLAEHGLRLGPAGPETVMLVERGRIFTHSTAVLRIARQLGGPWALLYAFIVVPKPLRDAAYRFVARHRYQWFGQREACMLPTPELRQRFLA; from the coding sequence ATGACTGCTCCTGCTACTATCCTGTTCGACGGTGTCTGTAACCTCTGCAACGGCTTCGTGCAGTTCGTGATTCAGCGCGACGCTCCGGGCCATTTTCGGTTTGCGTCCCTGCAGTCGGCGGCCGGGCAGGCTTTGCTAGCCGAGCACGGCCTGAGGCTGGGTCCCGCCGGTCCCGAAACGGTTATGCTAGTTGAGCGAGGCCGAATTTTTACCCATTCCACGGCCGTACTGCGCATTGCCCGGCAGCTCGGCGGGCCTTGGGCGCTGCTGTACGCCTTTATCGTAGTGCCCAAGCCCCTGCGCGACGCCGCTTACCGCTTCGTGGCCCGGCACCGCTACCAGTGGTTTGGGCAGCGCGAGGCCTGCATGCTGCCCACGCCCGAGTTGCGGCAGCGCTTTCTAGCCTGA
- a CDS encoding HTTM domain-containing protein — MPAFLTLLRRPFVVDLRALALMRMALAAVVLLDVGIRSTDLEAHYANMGVLPLHVLYQYCWNPYQVSLHAISGLWGVQALLFLLEAGAAVALLLGYHTRLATFLTWVLLVSVQNRNPLIGQGGDDLLRMLLFWGLFLPWGRLYSLDARGREQPEKLTYFSAATVAYIVQIALVYWCTALLKSAPEWTTEGTAIYYALSLDQVLLPGGKLIYPYAGLLHFLTFATYYTELLLPFVLFIPFRVTWWRLLFVGIMYSFHLGISLTLFVGLFFLINMASVLGLLPPVAMNWLDKRFALGAQRLGPRLAARTALLRPRLAQFRVPLRLRVEHHWELPDSTRTMLRGVRNAVVTVLLGYVIWWNLDSVNKPALYMSDSLRWFGYLFRVDQHWGMFAPAVFKDDGWYILDGTTTDGQHLDLNRDGQPMTEQKPASVVSLFKNDRWRKYSENYLFVSNEYMRPYYCNYLLRIWHENPVHPPLRRLEVVYMKEVSLPNYQVAKAKREVLCICEAPQATAANLDSAADSIP, encoded by the coding sequence ATGCCCGCTTTCCTTACCCTCCTTCGTCGTCCTTTCGTTGTTGATTTGCGCGCCCTGGCCCTGATGCGCATGGCCCTGGCCGCCGTTGTCCTGCTGGATGTCGGTATCCGCAGTACCGATCTGGAAGCCCATTATGCCAATATGGGCGTGCTGCCGCTGCACGTTCTTTACCAGTATTGCTGGAATCCCTACCAGGTTTCCTTGCATGCCATCAGTGGGCTGTGGGGAGTGCAGGCACTACTGTTTCTGCTCGAAGCCGGGGCCGCCGTGGCGCTGCTGCTGGGCTACCACACCCGCTTAGCGACCTTCCTGACCTGGGTGCTGCTGGTGTCAGTGCAGAACCGCAACCCGCTTATTGGGCAAGGTGGCGACGATTTATTGCGTATGCTCCTGTTCTGGGGCCTGTTTTTACCCTGGGGCCGCCTTTATTCCCTGGATGCCCGGGGCCGGGAGCAGCCCGAAAAACTCACGTACTTCAGCGCCGCCACTGTGGCTTACATCGTGCAGATTGCCCTGGTGTATTGGTGCACGGCCTTATTGAAAAGCGCCCCGGAATGGACCACCGAAGGCACGGCGATTTACTACGCCCTAAGCCTGGACCAGGTGTTGCTGCCGGGCGGCAAGCTGATTTATCCCTACGCCGGGCTGCTGCACTTTCTCACGTTTGCCACCTACTACACCGAGCTGCTGCTGCCCTTTGTGCTCTTCATCCCGTTTCGAGTGACGTGGTGGCGCCTGCTGTTCGTGGGCATTATGTACAGCTTTCACCTGGGTATCAGCCTTACGCTGTTTGTGGGCCTGTTTTTCCTGATTAACATGGCCTCGGTGCTGGGTCTGCTGCCGCCGGTAGCCATGAACTGGCTGGATAAGCGCTTTGCCCTGGGTGCCCAGCGACTAGGCCCGCGCCTAGCTGCCCGCACGGCCCTGCTGCGGCCCCGACTGGCGCAGTTCCGGGTGCCTTTACGCCTGCGGGTAGAACACCACTGGGAACTGCCCGACAGCACCCGCACCATGCTACGCGGCGTGCGCAACGCGGTAGTGACCGTGCTACTGGGCTACGTTATCTGGTGGAACCTGGATAGCGTGAATAAGCCCGCTCTGTACATGTCCGACTCGTTGCGCTGGTTCGGCTACCTGTTTCGCGTGGATCAGCACTGGGGCATGTTTGCGCCAGCTGTGTTCAAAGACGACGGTTGGTACATTCTAGATGGCACCACTACCGACGGGCAGCACCTCGACCTGAACCGCGACGGGCAGCCGATGACCGAGCAGAAGCCCGCCTCGGTGGTTTCGCTGTTCAAGAATGACCGGTGGCGCAAGTACAGTGAAAACTACCTGTTCGTGAGCAACGAGTACATGCGGCCCTACTACTGCAACTACCTGCTGCGCATCTGGCACGAAAATCCGGTACACCCACCACTGCGCCGCCTGGAGGTAGTTTACATGAAGGAAGTTTCGCTACCTAACTATCAGGTAGCCAAAGCCAAACGCGAAGTACTCTGCATCTGCGAAGCTCCACAGGCAACGGCCGCCAACCTCGACAGCGCCGCCGATTCTATTCCCTAA
- a CDS encoding MBL fold metallo-hydrolase, with translation MPTTATRANTPALQAVVPGVWGLRNVFVNLYFVRDTSSPLEPWVLVDAGLPGSAAKIKQNVEAIFGPNNPPSAIILTHGHFDHVGALQTLAEEWNVPVYAHPLELPYLTGRSSYPPPDPTVGGGAMAAMSFLYPKKPIDLGDRVHALPVNGTVPFLSEWRWIPTPGHTAGHVSFFREYDRTLIAGDAFVTVQQESGTAVWEQRQEVHGPPAYFTQDWGQSRASVEKLAALEPQIAATGHGIPMHGEELRRQLHELALHFEQQAVPKQGRYVGHPVVADETGTVSVPPATDAPLPKWIIGAALVGGLGYLLLRDKNKARRSHQDHNDDYARRHRDDYEF, from the coding sequence ATGCCAACCACCGCAACCCGCGCCAATACCCCCGCCCTGCAGGCCGTCGTGCCCGGCGTCTGGGGGCTGCGCAACGTCTTCGTGAATCTGTATTTCGTGCGCGACACGTCCTCGCCTCTGGAACCCTGGGTGCTGGTAGACGCGGGCCTGCCTGGTTCGGCCGCCAAGATCAAGCAGAACGTTGAGGCCATCTTTGGTCCCAACAATCCGCCATCGGCCATCATCCTCACCCACGGCCACTTCGACCACGTGGGAGCCCTTCAAACGCTGGCCGAGGAGTGGAACGTGCCCGTATATGCCCACCCGCTGGAGCTTCCCTACCTCACCGGCCGCTCGTCGTACCCGCCACCAGACCCCACGGTGGGCGGTGGCGCTATGGCAGCCATGTCGTTTCTCTATCCCAAAAAGCCCATTGATCTGGGTGACCGGGTACACGCGCTACCCGTAAACGGCACCGTGCCGTTTTTGTCGGAATGGCGCTGGATTCCGACGCCGGGTCACACGGCTGGGCACGTGTCGTTCTTCCGCGAGTACGACCGAACCCTGATTGCCGGCGACGCCTTCGTGACGGTGCAGCAGGAATCGGGAACGGCCGTGTGGGAGCAACGCCAGGAAGTACACGGGCCACCCGCTTACTTCACCCAGGACTGGGGCCAGTCGCGCGCTTCAGTAGAGAAGCTGGCCGCCCTGGAGCCCCAGATTGCCGCTACCGGCCACGGTATTCCGATGCACGGCGAGGAACTGCGCCGACAGTTGCACGAGCTGGCCTTGCACTTTGAGCAGCAGGCTGTGCCTAAGCAGGGCCGTTACGTGGGCCATCCGGTAGTAGCCGACGAAACCGGTACCGTATCGGTGCCGCCTGCCACCGACGCGCCCCTGCCCAAGTGGATTATCGGGGCGGCGCTGGTCGGCGGCCTGGGCTACCTGCTTTTGCGCGACAAGAATAAGGCCCGCCGCAGCCACCAAGACCACAACGACGACTATGCCCGCCGTCACCGTGACGACTACGAGTTTTAG
- a CDS encoding RES domain-containing protein codes for MAVSQPDARKGSAVEETRHKIASLQHLDLRKHSIDELAERVRDLLQGHPLRLIEFGPGLLLYRGKACTEPPTHLQHVSYPPAELVTADQRANRAGQSMFYCSATWHPPFFEAGVQPKDQIVITRWQTQQPLRLASFGYADVCADDPNSDREKALAQALSQLPAGVQPIADFLTKAFTRAVHDDNHHHYRLSVAIAEACELGTAFDGLLYPSAAMPSPAHNLALHPSCLDDDKLRLQYVEYLTVNRVGTETIDVLSHDFANTVLPDGRLQWLGRPGNWVLREGGIATDCRFDAGQWKVQRPQC; via the coding sequence ATGGCCGTATCCCAACCCGACGCCCGCAAGGGTTCTGCCGTGGAGGAAACCAGGCATAAAATAGCGTCACTCCAGCATCTGGACCTACGCAAACATTCCATTGATGAGCTGGCCGAGCGGGTTCGGGACCTGCTGCAGGGCCACCCGCTGCGCCTTATCGAATTCGGGCCTGGTCTGCTGCTTTACCGAGGCAAGGCCTGCACCGAGCCTCCTACGCACTTGCAGCATGTGTCCTACCCACCGGCCGAACTGGTCACCGCCGACCAGCGGGCCAACCGGGCTGGGCAGTCCATGTTCTATTGCAGCGCCACCTGGCACCCGCCGTTTTTCGAGGCCGGCGTCCAGCCCAAAGACCAGATTGTCATTACCCGCTGGCAAACCCAGCAGCCGCTACGCCTGGCCAGCTTTGGCTACGCCGACGTGTGCGCCGATGACCCGAATTCGGACCGGGAAAAAGCCTTAGCGCAGGCACTCAGCCAGCTGCCCGCCGGGGTCCAGCCTATTGCCGACTTCCTAACCAAAGCCTTTACCCGCGCTGTACATGACGATAATCACCACCATTACCGACTGTCGGTGGCTATAGCCGAAGCCTGTGAATTGGGAACTGCCTTCGATGGGTTGCTTTATCCGTCGGCGGCTATGCCTAGTCCCGCCCATAACCTGGCTTTGCACCCCAGCTGCCTCGACGACGACAAGCTGCGCTTGCAGTACGTGGAATATCTGACGGTAAACCGGGTAGGAACGGAAACCATCGACGTATTGTCGCACGACTTTGCCAACACCGTGCTGCCCGATGGCCGTTTGCAGTGGCTAGGCCGGCCCGGCAACTGGGTGCTGCGGGAAGGCGGCATCGCCACCGACTGCCGCTTCGATGCCGGCCAATGGAAAGTGCAGCGCCCCCAGTGCTAA
- a CDS encoding Dph6-related ATP pyrophosphatase, whose translation MAIPAMMNWSGGKDSALALYHALHDARYEVRHLLTSVNAHYQRVSMHGVRVALLEAQAQQIGLPLTKLELPEAPDMADYEQLMRAALAPLQAQGIHHSIFGDIFLEDLRRYREEQLARVQMQAVFPLWQRSSADILREYLALGFQAVIVCVNEQWLDQSFCGRLLDEDFLRDLPPGVDACGENGEYHSFVFAAPYFQAPIAFERGEIVRRTYPAPGGGEAGFWYCDLLPMQTTT comes from the coding sequence ATGGCCATTCCAGCAATGATGAACTGGAGCGGGGGCAAAGATTCGGCCCTGGCGCTCTACCACGCCCTGCACGACGCGCGCTACGAAGTGCGCCACCTGCTTACCAGCGTCAACGCCCACTACCAGCGCGTGTCGATGCACGGTGTACGGGTGGCCCTGCTCGAAGCCCAGGCCCAGCAGATTGGCCTGCCCCTAACCAAGCTGGAGCTGCCCGAAGCCCCCGATATGGCCGACTACGAGCAACTCATGCGGGCCGCGCTGGCGCCCTTGCAGGCCCAGGGAATTCACCACAGCATTTTCGGCGACATTTTCCTGGAAGACTTGCGCCGCTACCGCGAAGAGCAGTTGGCCCGGGTGCAGATGCAGGCCGTGTTTCCGCTCTGGCAGCGCAGCAGCGCCGATATTCTGCGCGAATACCTGGCGCTGGGCTTTCAAGCCGTTATTGTCTGCGTCAATGAGCAGTGGCTCGACCAAAGCTTCTGCGGCCGTTTGCTCGATGAGGACTTTCTGCGCGACTTGCCACCGGGCGTGGATGCCTGCGGCGAAAACGGCGAGTACCACAGCTTCGTTTTTGCCGCTCCGTATTTCCAGGCGCCCATAGCCTTTGAGCGGGGTGAAATCGTGCGGCGCACTTACCCGGCGCCGGGTGGTGGTGAAGCTGGCTTCTGGTATTGCGACCTGCTACCCATGCAGACAACCACATAG
- a CDS encoding DUF4126 family protein translates to MASPFWKTLSLGTLAGLRSLTPLAALSTSFAKHRSDELASSPLRLLQSGIAAKGLTVLAASEMVADKLPGMPDRITPTALLGRGLSGALLGAMLYKSKRRSGFGGGLLGALSAVAGTYGSFYLRKELGKQTKLPDTVWALVEDATVFGSSRAASKNAAPAKARRDAYVPRHLPTQPSYHANYSSLF, encoded by the coding sequence ATGGCATCTCCTTTCTGGAAAACCTTGAGTTTGGGTACGCTGGCCGGTTTGCGCAGCCTCACGCCACTGGCCGCCCTGAGCACTTCCTTCGCCAAACACCGCTCCGATGAGCTGGCTTCTTCACCGTTGCGGCTTTTGCAGTCGGGCATAGCGGCTAAGGGCCTGACGGTGCTGGCAGCCAGCGAAATGGTAGCCGATAAGCTGCCCGGCATGCCCGACCGGATTACGCCCACCGCGCTGCTGGGCCGCGGCCTGTCGGGAGCCTTGCTGGGGGCCATGCTCTATAAGTCGAAGCGTCGCTCCGGGTTTGGGGGCGGCTTGCTAGGCGCACTTTCTGCCGTGGCGGGCACCTACGGCAGCTTTTACCTGCGCAAAGAGCTCGGCAAGCAAACCAAGCTGCCCGATACCGTGTGGGCTTTGGTCGAAGATGCCACTGTGTTTGGCAGCAGCCGGGCGGCCAGCAAAAATGCCGCGCCGGCTAAAGCCCGCCGCGACGCCTACGTGCCTCGGCACCTGCCCACCCAGCCGTCTTACCACGCCAACTATTCTTCGCTGTTCTAA
- a CDS encoding flavin reductase family protein — MRHLTAADIAAFDKIYRLNLVNSLTGYKPANLIGTASAAGATNLAIFSSVIHLGSAPAVLGIVTRPATVPRHTYENIKATGCYTINHVPAEQVAAAHYTSAEFAREESEFEQCGFTAVYRDDFPAPYAAECRIGIGLRLKEELPIHNGTVLLVGEVEHVYLPETVLQADGTLNLQQAGAVCISGLDGYHQVSPLASFAYARPGQGPQPKQAGQ, encoded by the coding sequence ATGCGCCACCTCACCGCCGCCGATATTGCCGCCTTCGACAAGATTTACCGCCTTAATCTGGTTAACTCCCTGACCGGCTACAAGCCCGCCAACCTGATTGGTACTGCCTCGGCCGCTGGGGCTACCAACCTGGCTATCTTCAGCTCGGTGATTCACTTGGGCTCGGCCCCGGCCGTGCTGGGCATCGTGACGCGGCCCGCCACCGTACCGCGCCACACCTACGAGAACATCAAGGCCACCGGCTGCTACACCATCAACCACGTACCGGCCGAGCAGGTAGCCGCCGCCCACTACACCTCGGCCGAGTTTGCCCGCGAAGAATCCGAGTTTGAGCAGTGCGGCTTCACGGCCGTTTACCGCGACGATTTTCCGGCCCCCTACGCGGCCGAGTGCCGGATTGGTATCGGCCTGCGTCTCAAAGAAGAGCTGCCGATTCATAACGGCACAGTGCTGCTGGTAGGGGAAGTAGAGCACGTGTACCTGCCCGAAACCGTGCTGCAAGCCGATGGCACCCTGAACCTGCAGCAGGCCGGGGCGGTCTGTATTTCCGGCCTCGACGGGTATCATCAGGTTTCGCCACTGGCCTCGTTTGCCTACGCCCGGCCTGGGCAGGGGCCGCAGCCCAAACAAGCTGGCCAGTAG